DNA sequence from the Macrobrachium nipponense isolate FS-2020 chromosome 41, ASM1510439v2, whole genome shotgun sequence genome:
attgcatatatatatatatatatatatatatatatatatatatatatatatatatatatatatatatacaacgctcATTATTATGGCACTATTCCGgtctttttttagtattatatttaaaattgaacattATGGTAGTCAAGAATTTATGCCTATTCATCTCACAACAAAAGTATAGAATTAAGCgtcttctctcgattcagctcgTATACTTGCATATATTGGCGCGctaacttgtttgtttgtttgtatggtgattttacttttgcatggaaccagtggttattcagcaacgggaccaacggcttcacgtgacttccgaaccacgtcgagagtgaactacttctatcaccagaaatacacatctctaacccctcagtggaatgccaagaatcgaactggcggctACCGTGGTGGTAGGCTAAGACGATACCGGTCACGCCACTGAGTATGCTCATTGGCGCGCTATCGTTAGGTTTAGTTATTCATTACTTTGATTCGACTAGAAAATATTCCCGTAGTTGGCGATAATATAATTACAAAGATGTTCAAAGCATATTCTCCTGAATTCTGCGCTTGTAGAAACGACAGAGAAttagaaggagaaagaaaaagtatcTTTAGATGGACGACGTTCGTAAATGCGTAAGAACAaggggtgatccgacctccaacttactcggggagCATGCTaacatctacggtcaaatagagcgttgtttcatctacggaaattgaaataaatacgctacattttattagaaatagtttttctttactgtttaatatgcatattatttatttgtttacatttcactccaataaataaatcataaatatcccctcctaaaattcctgtatcttttactcaacgtaaaacacctttctcagacctttttagactttccatagggctttcctaaccccctccctccacaataagaacaacaaaaggaggaacaacgaaaacaacatagtatagtttgtaggcttactccccgagtaagctaaaaagAGCCCTGTTGATtgtatttattctcattttgCAGTTGTCTGGTTCTGTCGTTGGTGGGTCAGGCACTGCTATTTTTGGACTGGATCCTTTCGACCCTTACTCCAATTCAACCAGAGATAGCTTCGCCGAAGCCGTCAGTCACATGAAGCAGGTAAGGAATGAAGCCCAAAAACATTCCCTCTTACCGCCATGGTTCGGCAGTGACGCCAACCGCTCTAACCCTACACCCCCTACAGCAAACGAGAAATAATCCTACATAACTGAATATGACCCAACATTctgcggctatgataataaatgaatctttagattatgtttatatgcaatatcatgaatactaataagtatattgatataaatctaccttgttacaattaccctacacttgaaaatattgccccgTTGTTCAAGATTTTGCCCagattaccctacgcgtagggcaattaccctacagttggcaacattGTAGGTTCGGTGGAGCAGAATTGCAATCGCatttgaatatagaatctagaGCGAAGATTCAATTTGACTTTCTCTCAGCTTCGTCAGACGTCACCATGCGTCGTCCTGCTGACAGTCAGCGAGGACCCGCGCTTTCTGGCTGAGCTCTCCCGGTGTGTAGACCGAGATCGGCTCCTTCTGTGGGAGACGAAGGTCCTGGCCGTGACGAAGCTTCCCCTGCACGATCTGAGGGACTTCCTGGAATCCAGCTGGGTGTTCTCCATGACCAACGCCATGGTTCTGAACTTCGACGATAAGGCTGATGGCTCTAGGTGGGTGATTATGTAAATATAACgcagtgtaatataatatatagataatttattgaCTAACTGGTTCATTCATTTCTAGGGGCGGCGTCTACAGCTACCTGCCATACGGCAGGAGTGGACGAGGACAGATGGTCAGGGTAGGAAGCTGGTCCCAGGAGGACGGTCTGACGGTGGTCTCGAACTTCCAGCTCTACCCTGAGAAATACCTGAAGTAATTACTGACTAGTTGAGTGGGGTACTACATTGATTGAAGCAAAAGTTGCCAGTGATTCAGTGGGGgttgataacagagagagagagagagagagagagagagagagagagagagagaggagcttccAGCTCTACCCTGAGAAATACCTGAAGTAATTAGAGACTAGTTTAGAGGGTAATTTACATTAACTGAAGCAAAAGTTGAAGGAAAAAACATTTCACATTTATCCCCAAGTGCTTTTAACAATATAAATCTTGTTTTGAACGTtctatttataatattgtatatgcatTACAATCtatttacgtaaataaaaaaaagtaattatcaaAAAATGGAATGGAcatattttgaagtaaaaaaaatattggcatGTATCCCCAAGTGCTTTTTAACAATATAAATCTTGCTTTGAACGTTCTACTTTTTATAAACGAAATCATACTTAACTCAACTTATTAAAATCACTGCtgtctttttatcattattttgaataTGCTTCAAAATCCAGTTCTAAAACCTTGAGAAAACAGATTTTTTCTGACGTCACGAGATGTGTGATATTATTTCATAAAGTCGTGGAGAAATCGATTTTAAGGTTATCTGGTTTACGTCTTCTGGAGTTGAActtcttttttattgatttcccgATTGGTGGTTTGCAGTCAGTAAAGAGAACACTAAAAGAGATCGCAGTTAATTGAAAACTAACTCACTAAGATACCTTTTCCGAGCTCTGATCCTTATAGCGAAAACAAAAGTTGTTAGTAACTCTCACGATTCTGTCCATTGATGACAAAATTGATTAACTGACTGACTCTCTGATTAAACAACAACTtctctcgcaggtcatcctcctGGTGAAGCAACGCGTGTCCTTCATGTCCCCGATGAAGCTGGCCATCATGCCCCACCTCCTGAAGGAACTCGATTTCACAGTCCCCATTGAGCCTGCCACGCTGACGTTCAGTATGGCCAAGCCTACGCTGAAGCCCCGCTGGCAAAGCCTCTATTATCCGCTGACCGGTCAAGTCTGGGCTTCGATCCTGGCCATGATGATTATCATGCCCGTCGTTTTCATCGTGGTTAGTCTAGATATTGATTTAATTCTGCGTTCGATAGATTATATGACTCCATATTGGTTGCGTTTATTGCAACCGTATCGTGGCTTTGCATTCATTTTTAAGCAGTTATTCCAGTTGGACTTGTCATTGTTTATTACATTGGTGCTTCTGATAAATCAcacctgtttatttttattagtttgttaTTATTTCC
Encoded proteins:
- the LOC135212862 gene encoding uncharacterized protein LOC135212862, which encodes MKKSSEFILQLAVMLLTNKSIAFLLRYTEGKQNYHYQNVSDTISHILGSTPTPDNCAILMVADNGVTSPHLKELSGSVVGGSGTAIFGLDPFDPYSNSTRDSFAEAVSHMKQLRQTSPCVVLLTVSEDPRFLAELSRCVDRDRLLLWETKVLAVTKLPLHDLRDFLESSWVFSMTNAMVLNFDDKADGSRGGVYSYLPYGRSGRGQMVRVGSWSQEDGLTVVSNFQLYPEKYLKSSSW